The following coding sequences lie in one Desulfonatronum thiodismutans genomic window:
- a CDS encoding GDP-L-fucose synthase family protein, with protein MQNDAIIYVAGHRGLVGSALVRALEAKGCRNVLQRTSSELDLTDQGAVRRFFEQERPDYVFLAAAKVGGILANNTYPAQFIHVNLAIQTNVIHEAWRCGTRRLLFLGSSCIFPRDCPQPMKEEYLLTGPLEPTNRPYAVAKIAGIEMCWAYNREYGTRFLAVMPTNLYGPNDNYDLAGSHVIPAMIRKFHEAKVSGAPHVTLWGTGAPRREFLHVDDLARACVYLMNSPEEDYAGLLREDVAPLLNIGSGEDQTIRELARIVRETVGYEGEIVWDTDKPDGTPRKLLDVSRMRGLGWEPTFGLREGLGATYRDFLSNQKISPAANDAA; from the coding sequence ATGCAAAACGACGCAATAATCTACGTAGCCGGCCATCGCGGCCTGGTAGGTTCGGCTCTGGTTCGGGCTTTGGAGGCCAAAGGGTGTCGGAACGTTCTCCAGCGGACCAGCTCGGAATTGGATCTGACCGACCAGGGGGCCGTGCGCCGGTTTTTCGAGCAAGAACGTCCGGACTACGTCTTCCTGGCAGCGGCCAAGGTGGGCGGGATTCTGGCCAACAACACCTATCCGGCCCAGTTCATCCACGTCAATCTGGCCATCCAGACCAACGTGATCCACGAGGCATGGCGTTGCGGAACGCGACGACTGCTCTTTCTGGGGTCGTCCTGCATCTTTCCCAGGGACTGCCCCCAGCCCATGAAGGAGGAGTACCTGCTCACCGGTCCCCTGGAGCCCACCAACCGGCCCTACGCCGTGGCCAAGATCGCGGGCATCGAGATGTGCTGGGCCTACAACCGGGAGTACGGCACACGCTTCTTGGCCGTGATGCCCACCAACCTCTACGGCCCCAACGACAACTACGACCTAGCCGGCAGCCACGTCATCCCGGCGATGATCCGCAAGTTCCATGAGGCCAAGGTCTCCGGCGCGCCGCACGTCACGCTCTGGGGCACGGGTGCGCCGCGCCGAGAATTTCTGCATGTGGACGACTTGGCCCGAGCCTGCGTGTATCTAATGAATTCGCCCGAGGAGGACTATGCCGGGCTGCTGAGGGAGGACGTCGCGCCGCTGCTGAACATCGGCTCCGGCGAGGACCAGACCATCCGCGAACTGGCGAGGATAGTCCGCGAGACCGTCGGGTACGAAGGGGAGATCGTCTGGGACACGGACAAGCCGGACGGCACTCCGCGAAAGTTGCTGGACGTCTCCCGGATGCGGGGTTTGGGCTGGGAGCCCACCTTCGGCTTGAGAGAGGGATTGGGGGCGACCTACCGGGATTTCCTTTCCAACCAGAAAATATCGCCTGCCGCGAATGACGCTGCTTGA
- the cobM gene encoding precorrin-4 C(11)-methyltransferase — translation MSATPTPNVYFVGAGPGDPELLTLKAQRLIREADLIIYAGSLVPVAMLEEAGPECRIVDSSGLTLDQTHELIRDAARSGHRVVRLHTGDPGLYGAVREQARLLDAEGISHAVVPGVTAAMAAAAAANVSFTIPKICQSLILTRLDGRTRVPELEQLRRLAVHQAALAVYLCGPSHQKLARELLDGGYPPDTTIIAAHRVGWPEEDIQRLTLDKLAKTGAKPLWERQTIFLVLPSQELATSSRLYAPEFEHGFRKNEKNQTLQ, via the coding sequence ATGAGTGCAACACCCACCCCCAACGTCTACTTCGTCGGCGCGGGTCCGGGGGACCCGGAACTGCTGACCCTCAAGGCCCAACGGCTGATCCGGGAAGCGGACCTGATCATCTACGCAGGGTCCCTGGTTCCGGTGGCCATGCTGGAAGAGGCCGGGCCCGAATGCCGGATCGTGGATTCCTCCGGACTGACCTTGGACCAGACCCATGAACTGATTCGGGACGCGGCCCGCTCGGGCCATCGAGTGGTCCGGCTGCACACCGGCGACCCCGGCCTGTACGGCGCGGTGCGTGAACAGGCCCGCCTTTTGGACGCGGAGGGGATCTCCCATGCCGTGGTTCCGGGTGTAACCGCGGCCATGGCCGCCGCGGCGGCGGCCAACGTGTCCTTCACCATTCCAAAGATTTGCCAGTCCCTGATCCTGACCCGCCTGGACGGCCGGACCAGGGTCCCCGAACTGGAACAACTGCGGAGGCTGGCCGTTCACCAGGCGGCCCTGGCCGTCTACCTCTGCGGCCCCAGCCACCAAAAGCTGGCTCGGGAACTGCTCGACGGCGGCTACCCTCCGGACACCACGATCATCGCCGCCCACCGCGTCGGCTGGCCCGAGGAAGACATCCAACGCCTGACCCTGGACAAGCTGGCCAAGACCGGGGCAAAACCTCTCTGGGAACGCCAGACCATCTTCCTCGTCCTTCCCAGCCAGGAACTAGCCACCTCCTCCAGACTTTACGCCCCGGAGTTCGAACATGGGTTTCGAAAAAACGAAAAGAACCAAACTCTGCAATAA
- the cbiE gene encoding precorrin-6y C5,15-methyltransferase (decarboxylating) subunit CbiE, whose amino-acid sequence MSIHHVQPIRHPIDVVGLGQGPRHGHAELERLIQEADMLAAGERIQADFPNFRGERVVLKAPLASPLERLDQAWEAGRRVVVLVGGDPCFYGIGPLLVRRLGRENVRLHPGTTTLQAAAALLGIAWQNVPAVSLHGRDRTASLFAALGRNHRVAVYTDGRHAPAALARMLLERGAEIFQMWVFEDLGLPSQNWGAYSLEQAVEQAFSPLNLVLLERVREPEITLTLGMAVEDYVHERGLITKPTIRAAALAALALEPDHLLWDLGAGCGSVGIEAGLLLPRGGVVAVEREERRVAMIRENVRRTNAFWVQVVHGQMPDCLETLPHPDRIFLGGGLGSSLGCSPESSPKNSPGNSPGNIQGHGPGDISKDILESAWDRLKPGGKLVAATVLLGSMHRAKTFLEHRGLGLEIVQVQAGHGAPLADDLRISAQNPVFLLSSRKPMS is encoded by the coding sequence ATGTCCATCCATCATGTCCAGCCGATCCGCCATCCCATCGACGTCGTCGGACTGGGACAAGGGCCGCGGCATGGCCATGCGGAACTGGAACGCTTGATCCAGGAGGCGGACATGCTGGCCGCCGGGGAACGCATCCAGGCGGACTTCCCGAATTTCCGGGGCGAACGAGTCGTGCTCAAGGCTCCCCTAGCCTCGCCGCTGGAACGATTGGACCAGGCCTGGGAAGCCGGACGCCGCGTGGTGGTGCTGGTGGGCGGGGACCCCTGTTTTTACGGAATCGGCCCGCTGCTGGTCCGCCGTCTGGGGCGCGAAAACGTTCGGCTGCATCCCGGAACCACCACGCTCCAGGCAGCCGCCGCGCTGCTGGGCATCGCTTGGCAGAACGTCCCGGCGGTCTCCCTGCACGGTCGGGATCGAACCGCGTCGTTATTCGCGGCCCTGGGCCGCAACCATCGGGTGGCCGTGTATACGGACGGGCGGCATGCCCCGGCGGCCCTGGCCCGGATGCTCCTGGAACGCGGGGCTGAAATTTTTCAGATGTGGGTTTTCGAGGACCTGGGACTGCCCAGCCAGAATTGGGGAGCGTACTCCTTGGAACAAGCCGTCGAACAGGCCTTCTCTCCGTTGAACCTCGTCCTCCTGGAACGGGTCCGAGAGCCGGAAATCACCCTGACCCTGGGAATGGCCGTAGAGGATTACGTTCACGAGCGCGGCCTGATCACCAAACCGACGATTCGGGCCGCAGCCCTGGCGGCCCTGGCCCTGGAGCCGGATCATCTGCTCTGGGATCTGGGGGCCGGGTGCGGTTCCGTGGGCATCGAAGCCGGCCTGCTCCTGCCCAGGGGCGGCGTGGTGGCCGTGGAGCGGGAGGAGCGCCGCGTCGCGATGATCCGGGAGAACGTCCGGCGAACCAACGCCTTCTGGGTCCAGGTGGTCCACGGCCAGATGCCCGACTGTCTGGAAACGTTGCCCCACCCGGATCGGATCTTTCTCGGCGGCGGCCTCGGAAGCAGTTTAGGATGCAGCCCGGAAAGCAGCCCCAAAAACAGCCCTGGAAACAGCCCGGGAAACATTCAGGGGCACGGCCCGGGTGATATTTCGAAGGATATTCTGGAATCAGCCTGGGACAGGCTCAAGCCCGGCGGCAAGCTGGTGGCCGCCACCGTGCTTCTGGGAAGCATGCACCGGGCCAAAACATTTCTGGAGCACCGCGGCCTTGGTCTGGAAATCGTCCAGGTCCAGGCCGGGCACGGCGCTCCCCTGGCCGACGACCTGCGCATCAGCGCCCAAAACCCCGTCTTTCTGCTCAGCAGTCGCAAGCCCATGTCATGA
- a CDS encoding helix-turn-helix domain-containing protein — MSKENVGVRIRNLREEREINREQLAERTGLAPEFISRMEDSGDVPSLGPLLKVARGLGVRLGTFLDDQVSRDPLIVRLEERQAGLNMHKDHGGPLALRFFPLGLGKTDRHMEPFFIQVLPDPAQEKSLSAHEGEEFIVVVSGEIELRYGRETQRLKAGDSVYYNSAIPHHVGAVGPEPAEIYAVLYIPE, encoded by the coding sequence ATGAGCAAAGAAAACGTCGGCGTCAGAATCCGCAACTTGCGGGAGGAGCGGGAAATCAACCGGGAGCAGTTGGCCGAGCGCACTGGTTTGGCTCCGGAATTCATCTCCCGCATGGAAGACTCCGGGGATGTCCCCTCCCTCGGCCCGTTGCTGAAGGTCGCCCGGGGCCTGGGCGTGCGGCTGGGCACCTTTCTGGACGATCAGGTCAGCCGCGATCCGCTGATCGTGCGCCTCGAAGAACGCCAGGCCGGGCTGAACATGCACAAGGACCACGGCGGTCCGCTGGCCCTGCGCTTCTTCCCCTTGGGCCTGGGCAAGACCGACAGGCACATGGAGCCCTTCTTCATCCAGGTGCTCCCCGACCCGGCCCAGGAAAAAAGCCTTTCCGCCCATGAGGGCGAGGAATTCATCGTCGTCGTATCCGGAGAGATCGAGCTGCGCTACGGCCGGGAGACCCAGCGACTCAAGGCCGGAGACTCGGTCTACTACAACTCCGCGATTCCGCATCACGTGGGAGCGGTGGGCCCGGAACCGGCGGAGATCTACGCGGTATTGTACATCCCTGAGTAA
- a CDS encoding AMP-binding protein, with translation MDKPILREITLGRLLDEAVRDYPDNDAVVYVDRNFRLTYQEFGEVVDQLAKGLMHLGVQKGEKVAVWATNVPYWVALQFATAKIGAVLLTVNTNYKSNELAYLLEQSEAETIFLIDGFRDTDYVATVNELVPELRVDARGHLRSKRFPHLKRIFFLGPEKHRGMYSIPELLALGHMVSQADYLARQATLDPHDVVNMQYTSGTTGFPKGVMLTHYNIANNGFWIGENQLFTHKDRICLPVPLFHCFGCVLGVLAAVSHGSTLVILEGFNPVHVMASVEQERCTALYGVPTMFIAVLEHRLFPKFDFSSLRTGIMAGSPCPVRVMRQVMEKMYMRDITICYGLTETSPVMTQTRVDDDVNRRVATVGRAMPAIEVRVVDPETNQPVPPGVQGEVCCRGYNVMKGYYNMPEATAQTIDADGWLHSGDLGVMDEDGYLAITGRIKDMIIRGGENVYPREIEEFLYTMEGISDVQVVGVASRKYGEEVGAFIVPKPGVTLTPEEVRDFCRGKIARYKTPRYIAFVESYPMTASGKIQKYKLRETAAKLFPEAMR, from the coding sequence GTGGACAAGCCAATTCTTCGAGAAATCACCCTGGGCCGACTTCTGGACGAGGCCGTCAGGGACTATCCGGACAATGACGCCGTGGTCTACGTGGACCGCAACTTTCGCCTCACCTACCAGGAGTTCGGGGAGGTGGTGGATCAACTGGCCAAGGGCCTGATGCACCTGGGGGTGCAAAAAGGGGAGAAAGTGGCGGTCTGGGCCACCAACGTGCCTTACTGGGTGGCGCTGCAGTTCGCCACGGCCAAGATCGGCGCGGTGCTCCTGACCGTGAACACCAACTACAAATCCAACGAACTGGCCTATCTCCTGGAGCAGTCCGAGGCGGAGACCATCTTTCTGATCGACGGATTCCGGGATACGGACTACGTGGCCACGGTCAACGAACTGGTCCCCGAACTGCGCGTCGACGCCCGGGGGCACCTGCGCAGCAAACGTTTTCCGCACTTGAAGCGGATCTTTTTTCTGGGGCCGGAAAAACACCGGGGCATGTACTCCATTCCTGAACTGCTGGCCCTGGGGCACATGGTTTCCCAGGCCGACTATCTGGCCAGACAGGCCACGCTGGATCCCCACGACGTGGTGAACATGCAGTACACCTCCGGGACCACCGGCTTTCCCAAGGGGGTGATGCTCACCCACTACAACATCGCCAACAACGGCTTCTGGATCGGCGAGAACCAGCTTTTCACCCACAAGGACCGGATCTGCCTGCCCGTGCCGCTGTTTCACTGCTTCGGTTGCGTGCTGGGCGTGCTGGCCGCGGTCAGCCACGGCAGCACCCTGGTCATCCTGGAAGGGTTCAACCCGGTGCATGTGATGGCCTCGGTGGAGCAGGAGCGCTGCACGGCCCTCTACGGCGTGCCGACCATGTTCATCGCCGTGCTGGAGCACCGCCTCTTTCCCAAGTTCGACTTCAGCTCCCTGCGCACCGGAATCATGGCCGGTTCGCCCTGTCCGGTGCGGGTGATGCGCCAGGTCATGGAAAAGATGTACATGCGCGACATCACCATCTGCTACGGCCTGACCGAGACCTCGCCGGTGATGACCCAGACCCGGGTGGACGACGACGTCAACCGCCGGGTGGCCACGGTGGGTCGGGCCATGCCGGCCATCGAGGTCCGGGTGGTGGACCCGGAAACCAACCAGCCCGTGCCGCCGGGCGTCCAGGGCGAGGTCTGCTGCCGGGGCTACAACGTGATGAAGGGCTACTACAACATGCCCGAGGCCACGGCCCAGACCATCGACGCGGACGGCTGGCTGCACTCCGGCGACCTGGGCGTGATGGACGAGGACGGCTACCTGGCCATCACCGGACGGATCAAGGACATGATCATCCGGGGCGGGGAGAACGTTTATCCCCGGGAGATCGAGGAATTCCTGTACACCATGGAGGGAATATCCGACGTCCAGGTGGTGGGCGTGGCCAGCCGCAAGTACGGGGAGGAGGTGGGCGCGTTCATCGTTCCCAAGCCCGGCGTGACGCTTACGCCGGAAGAGGTCAGGGACTTCTGCCGGGGGAAGATCGCTCGCTACAAGACGCCGAGATACATCGCCTTCGTGGAGTCCTACCCCATGACCGCCAGCGGCAAGATCCAGAAATACAAACTGCGCGAAACCGCGGCCAAGCTGTTTCCCGAGGCCATGCGCTGA
- a CDS encoding 3D domain-containing protein gives MRFSLPIILILALTNVYLLVQSGARVQDMVPPSAEESLVSAEHQLELLKAQDKITILKLMLDRYREANTHRLRLTAYTARPEETNEDVENTAIMQTPRPGWTVAVSQDLRGWLGKRVYVEGFGVRFVGDLMNPRYSKSIDVLVADVEEARDIGVILDVFVTLIEPLLPEHYDGDFDITAVFNWNRE, from the coding sequence ATGCGTTTTTCGCTCCCGATCATTCTCATCCTGGCCCTGACGAACGTTTACCTCCTGGTTCAGTCAGGCGCACGTGTCCAGGACATGGTGCCGCCTTCAGCCGAAGAGAGCCTGGTGAGCGCCGAGCATCAGTTGGAGCTGCTCAAGGCCCAGGACAAGATCACGATCCTCAAGCTGATGCTGGACCGCTACCGCGAGGCCAACACCCACCGGCTGCGCCTGACCGCCTACACGGCCAGGCCCGAGGAAACCAATGAAGACGTGGAAAACACCGCGATCATGCAGACTCCAAGACCCGGATGGACGGTGGCGGTTTCCCAGGACCTGCGGGGCTGGCTGGGCAAACGGGTCTACGTGGAAGGCTTTGGCGTGCGGTTCGTCGGAGACCTGATGAACCCCAGGTACTCGAAGTCCATCGACGTCCTGGTGGCCGACGTCGAGGAAGCCCGAGACATCGGCGTGATCCTGGACGTCTTCGTGACCCTGATCGAGCCCCTGCTCCCGGAGCACTACGACGGCGACTTCGATATCACGGCAGTGTTCAATTGGAATCGGGAATGA
- a CDS encoding glycosyltransferase family protein encodes MRILSVGGTDFVPAWKNMGHHVLTMGKGAGHDVTLEHLIGPRELWEILSARDFRPELTVWVDRCRPLEVFGLERLPGVVVGYSIDQYCNPWHVPYSWAFDLFLVAQKDYLKLFRDPRAWRECRWFPLYCRLDMDRDPGMERDIPVSFVGTLNPPLNPDRGPFLRRFRQTCPTIVQQGAYAPIFGRSRIVINQSVVGELNFRLFQAAACGAAVLTEDVENGLREVFVPGEEILIYPRNDASAAARIAREALDDPERLEEISRRGKRRVLRDHSATVRAREIIRLAEELLVSGAGNRRKNGMRLVREHLLKTYASLATDKEIPLPLEHRHFYAEVARDACLETFG; translated from the coding sequence ATGCGCATCTTGAGCGTTGGGGGAACGGACTTCGTCCCGGCCTGGAAGAACATGGGGCACCATGTCCTGACCATGGGCAAAGGGGCCGGTCATGACGTGACCCTTGAGCATCTCATCGGTCCGCGGGAACTGTGGGAGATTCTTTCGGCCAGGGACTTTCGGCCGGAGCTGACCGTTTGGGTGGACCGGTGTCGGCCGCTGGAGGTCTTCGGTCTGGAGCGGCTGCCGGGGGTGGTGGTCGGGTACTCCATCGACCAGTACTGCAACCCCTGGCACGTGCCCTACAGCTGGGCCTTTGACTTGTTCCTGGTGGCCCAGAAGGATTATCTGAAGCTGTTCCGGGACCCTCGGGCCTGGCGCGAGTGTCGCTGGTTTCCGCTTTACTGCCGTCTGGACATGGACCGGGATCCCGGCATGGAGCGGGACATTCCGGTCAGTTTCGTGGGCACGCTGAATCCGCCGCTGAACCCGGACCGAGGGCCGTTTTTACGCCGGTTTCGCCAAACTTGCCCTACCATTGTCCAGCAGGGCGCGTACGCGCCGATTTTTGGGCGCAGTCGGATCGTGATCAACCAGAGTGTTGTGGGCGAGTTGAATTTTCGGCTGTTCCAGGCCGCGGCCTGCGGCGCGGCGGTGCTCACCGAGGACGTGGAAAACGGCCTGCGCGAGGTCTTTGTCCCTGGTGAAGAAATCCTGATCTATCCCCGCAACGACGCCTCAGCCGCGGCCCGCATCGCCCGCGAAGCCCTGGACGATCCGGAACGGCTGGAGGAAATCTCCCGGCGCGGCAAGCGCCGGGTGCTTCGGGACCACAGCGCCACGGTTCGGGCCCGGGAAATCATCCGGCTGGCCGAGGAACTCCTGGTTTCCGGTGCCGGGAACCGACGCAAAAACGGGATGAGGCTGGTCCGCGAGCACCTGCTCAAGACCTACGCCTCCCTGGCCACGGACAAGGAAATCCCTTTGCCCCTGGAACACCGTCATTTCTATGCCGAAGTCGCTCGGGACGCCTGCCTGGAGACGTTCGGGTAG
- a CDS encoding phosphoadenosine phosphosulfate reductase family protein, translating to MLHDKILHSRHILEQVLAKHGPERTAVAWTGGKDSTVVLWLWRSLLRERDMAPCRAVNLDTGLKFLEVLELRDQVAREWEIDLHVQRPDIPLDVYPVAQDKLTCCRDLKILPLQQAIVDLRLSALLTGLRRDEAPSRCDRQPVEPRESPDHLQVNPILDWTEMDIWACIMEQGLPYCTLYAQGYRSLGCMPCTVAPDQAPDLAAGGGERSGRDQDKERQMETLRSLGYF from the coding sequence ATGCTGCACGATAAAATTCTCCACTCCCGACACATCCTCGAACAGGTTCTGGCCAAACACGGTCCTGAGCGGACCGCCGTGGCCTGGACCGGAGGCAAGGATTCCACCGTGGTCCTCTGGCTGTGGCGCTCTCTGCTCCGGGAGCGGGACATGGCCCCCTGCCGGGCCGTGAACCTGGATACCGGGTTGAAGTTTCTCGAGGTACTGGAGTTGCGCGATCAGGTGGCCCGGGAATGGGAAATTGACCTGCATGTGCAACGCCCGGACATCCCCTTGGATGTTTACCCAGTGGCCCAGGACAAGCTGACTTGCTGCCGCGACCTGAAGATTCTCCCCTTACAGCAGGCCATCGTCGACCTCCGCCTGTCCGCCCTGCTCACTGGACTACGCCGGGACGAAGCGCCCAGCCGATGCGACCGCCAGCCCGTGGAGCCTCGCGAATCCCCGGATCATCTCCAGGTCAACCCGATCCTGGACTGGACGGAAATGGACATCTGGGCCTGCATCATGGAACAAGGGCTGCCCTATTGCACGCTCTACGCCCAAGGCTACCGCTCCCTGGGCTGCATGCCCTGCACCGTCGCGCCGGATCAGGCCCCGGATCTGGCCGCGGGCGGCGGGGAGCGCTCCGGCAGGGATCAGGACAAGGAACGCCAAATGGAAACCCTGCGCAGTCTGGGATACTTTTGA
- a CDS encoding patatin-like phospholipase family protein: MGSVAWIDLEVDADRRRKDSAGSMGTSGGIDVELNLVDAGLVLEGGGLRGVFTSGVLRRFMDEELWFASVYGVSMGACNGANYVALQPERNRMVNIGFVRDRRYLSWLRLLRGGELFGMEFIFQVVPRQIIPFDYAAFRDSPVKFRVVLTDCVRGEAVWLEKGEFARTDDSVDDVFRATASLPVISTPVRYQGRMVMDGGIVDPIPVRACVEQGDAKRVIVLTQPDGYVKKPSKSGWACRWRHPELAGMHRLLAHRHDVYNQTQTAIRDMEARGEAFVIRPDTTLGVGRVCRDPKRLYDLYDHGYFAAQNRMNALREYLAA, from the coding sequence ATGGGCTCGGTCGCCTGGATCGACCTGGAGGTGGACGCCGATCGACGTCGGAAAGATTCGGCGGGAAGCATGGGGACGTCTGGTGGGATCGACGTGGAGCTGAATCTGGTCGACGCCGGCCTGGTGCTGGAAGGCGGAGGGCTGCGCGGGGTGTTCACGTCCGGAGTGTTGCGGCGGTTCATGGACGAGGAGCTGTGGTTCGCTTCGGTGTACGGGGTGTCCATGGGCGCGTGCAACGGGGCCAATTACGTGGCCCTCCAGCCGGAGCGCAACCGGATGGTGAACATCGGTTTCGTGCGGGACCGCCGCTATCTGAGCTGGCTTCGGCTGCTGCGCGGCGGGGAGTTGTTCGGCATGGAGTTCATTTTCCAGGTTGTCCCGCGGCAGATCATTCCCTTTGACTACGCGGCGTTCCGGGACAGTCCGGTGAAATTCCGGGTCGTTCTGACCGATTGCGTGCGGGGCGAGGCGGTCTGGCTGGAAAAGGGCGAGTTCGCCCGGACCGACGATTCCGTGGACGATGTGTTCCGGGCCACGGCTAGCCTGCCCGTAATCTCGACCCCGGTGCGTTATCAAGGGCGCATGGTCATGGACGGCGGCATCGTTGATCCGATACCGGTCCGCGCTTGCGTGGAGCAGGGCGACGCAAAGCGCGTGATCGTCCTCACCCAGCCGGACGGATACGTCAAAAAGCCGAGCAAAAGCGGATGGGCCTGCAGATGGCGGCATCCCGAACTCGCGGGCATGCACCGGCTCTTGGCCCACCGTCATGACGTCTACAACCAGACCCAGACCGCGATCCGGGACATGGAGGCCCGGGGTGAGGCCTTTGTCATCCGGCCGGACACGACCCTGGGCGTGGGCCGGGTCTGCCGCGACCCCAAGAGGCTCTACGATCTCTACGACCACGGCTACTTCGCGGCTCAGAACCGCATGAACGCCTTGCGGGAGTATCTGGCGGCCTGA
- a CDS encoding YaiI/YqxD family protein codes for MLHIYIDADSCPVKQEVYRVASRYQLDVTLVANSRMHVPSELRVTLMVVKGGFDAADDWIVEHVDAHDIVVTADILLADRCLKKGALVVGPTGKTFTAESIGSAVAVRGLMAELRSSGEMTGGPAPLKKQDRSRFLHQLDEMIQSIRRAHPDSAR; via the coding sequence TTGCTGCACATCTACATTGATGCCGACTCGTGCCCGGTCAAGCAGGAAGTTTATCGCGTCGCAAGCCGGTACCAGCTTGACGTGACGCTGGTGGCTAATTCGCGGATGCACGTACCCAGTGAACTTCGGGTAACGCTCATGGTGGTGAAGGGCGGTTTTGACGCGGCTGATGATTGGATTGTCGAACACGTCGACGCCCACGACATCGTCGTTACCGCCGACATCCTGCTGGCCGACCGCTGCCTGAAAAAGGGCGCGCTCGTCGTCGGCCCAACCGGAAAAACCTTTACCGCCGAAAGCATCGGCTCAGCCGTCGCAGTCCGGGGCCTGATGGCGGAACTTCGCAGCTCAGGGGAGATGACCGGAGGGCCTGCGCCGCTCAAAAAGCAGGATCGCTCCCGTTTCCTGCATCAGCTCGATGAAATGATCCAATCAATCCGCCGCGCACACCCTGACAGTGCCCGGTAG
- a CDS encoding sulfite exporter TauE/SafE family protein: protein MDILIVCVAALVASALTLFSGFGMGTLLMPVFAIFFPVPVAVAQTAVVHLLNNIFKASLFGRNADKGVLLRFGLPALAASFLGAWILLSLAQASPLTTYTLAGREFEIQPVKLTIAMLMAMFAGLELWPWFQNLAFDRRYLPLGGILSGFFGGLSGHQGAMRSAFLIKSGLTKEAFIGTGVMLAVIVDLSRMTVYAGLLKSADVLGNPTTVIAATLAAFAGTFLGTRLVKKVTIKFLQVIVSVMLFLVALGLGTGLL, encoded by the coding sequence ATGGACATCCTCATCGTCTGCGTGGCGGCCCTGGTCGCCTCGGCCTTGACCCTGTTTTCCGGCTTCGGCATGGGCACCCTGCTCATGCCGGTCTTCGCCATCTTCTTTCCGGTGCCCGTGGCCGTGGCCCAGACCGCGGTGGTGCATCTGCTGAACAACATCTTCAAGGCCTCGCTGTTCGGGCGCAACGCGGACAAGGGCGTGCTGCTGCGTTTCGGCCTGCCTGCCCTGGCGGCCAGCTTTCTCGGAGCCTGGATCCTGCTCTCCCTGGCCCAGGCCTCCCCGCTGACGACATATACCCTGGCGGGACGGGAGTTCGAGATCCAGCCCGTGAAGCTGACCATCGCCATGCTCATGGCCATGTTCGCGGGCCTGGAGCTGTGGCCCTGGTTCCAGAACCTGGCCTTTGACCGCCGGTACCTGCCCCTGGGCGGCATTCTCAGTGGCTTTTTCGGCGGTCTTTCCGGCCACCAAGGGGCCATGCGCAGCGCCTTCCTGATCAAAAGCGGGCTGACCAAGGAAGCCTTCATCGGCACCGGCGTGATGCTGGCCGTGATCGTGGATCTCTCCCGGATGACCGTCTACGCCGGCCTGCTCAAGTCCGCGGACGTCCTGGGCAACCCGACCACGGTCATCGCCGCGACCCTGGCCGCCTTTGCCGGAACCTTCCTCGGCACGCGGCTGGTCAAGAAGGTGACCATCAAGTTTTTGCAGGTGATCGTTTCGGTGATGCTCTTTCTGGTGGCGCTGGGTCTGGGGACGGGACTGCTGTAA